The Bdellovibrio sp. NC01 genome includes the window ATTATTGCTTTACCTGCGGTTTGTATCCTTGCAGCCGCTCACCCAAAGATTCAAAAATGGTTGCGCTATTACGTTGGTTTTTGGGCTGTCATCATTATCTTCGTTTTAACGGCGTTATTTGTGCCTGCGATTCGCAATTCTAACGACAAGATTCGTGAACCGTTTGAACTTCAAGAGCTTAGTGAAATCGCACATGAATACTCGCCGCTTTATGCTGCCAGTTATCAAATGTCGGCGTCTCTTTGGTATTTTAGCAAAACACCGGTGTTTAAGCTGAAAGGTATTAGCCGTTTTGATTTCTTTGACACACTTCCGGAAGCTGTTCCTGCGGGAAATAAGTTTTATTTAGTGAAGCGCGAAAGAAATGGTGTACCTGAATGGCTTTCCGAACAACAATGGGTTCAACGGGAAGTTAAGAAAATCTCCCCTGATTTTGTGTTGTTGGAATTCACACACCCATGAAGTCTTTAGTCGTCATCGCCTTTTTAGCAGTTACTTATTTCTTGTACGGTTTTTACATTAACCAGTACGAGGTCAGCGTTATTCCAAAACAGCTGGCGATTGAACATGCTTCCAGCTATTACGACTACAAAGGTGCTTTGAACATCCACACCGATTTAAGTTCTGGTTCTGCCCCCGCAAGCTTTGTTATCACTTCTGCAAAACTAGCGAACCTTGATTTCATGATGTTCACTGACGTGAACATGTTTAACGTACCAACAACTTTTGAATCTTATCACGGCAACTTGTTAGTTTTTTCTGCCGGAAAATATTCTTACCTTGATGCGCGTTTGATTTATTATTCACTCACGCAAGAAAGCATCGGCAACACTTTGGGTGAAGCCCAAGTGAAGCTTGCCGATTTATTGTCGCAAAAAACGGGCGCCAGCAAAGACACTCTGACGATCTTGGCCCATCCCTACAAAGCTGGTTACAACTGGAACGGCGATATTCCTACAGGTCTTGATGGGTTCGAGTTATGGAATCAAAAGAGCTTATCGAATCGTGCTTGGGGTGAATCAAAACTTTCGGTTATCTGGAGCTTGCTGATTTATCCTTTCAATCCACGATTGTCTTTGTTGCGTCTTTACACGGAACCCACAGACGAAGTGGCCTTGTTTGATAAACTAAGTACACAACGTAAAATCGTTGCTTACGCAGGCACTGAAGCTTCTGCACGTGCCATTCCTCTTGCAAATTATCTTGTGCGTTTCCCAAGTTATAAAAGAACTTTCGAAGTGATGAGCAATCACATCTTGTTGAAGTCTGAATTAACAGGAAGCTTTAACAGTGACCGCGTGAAAGTTTTCAATGCTTTGAAAAACGGAAACTCCTATTTAGCTTTGGACATGTTGGGTGATCCCAAAGGTTTCGTGGCAACGGTTGAAGATAAAGAGGGTCATTCGTTCTTGATGGGTAGCGAAGTGAAACTGACAAAAGGGATGCACTTGCGCGTGAAGCTTCCGGCCGAACCGAAAGATTTCTTTGAAATCGTGATTTATAGAAATGGCGAATCCGTTGCGCGAATTAATAAAACCGAAACAACATTCCCAATTAGCGAAGCTGGGACTTATCGTGTGCAAGTGCGCGTAAGCCCCATGTTGCCGTTGCCTGACGCTAAAAAATGGATCACGTGGATTTACACGAATCCGTTCTACATTAAGCCCTAATAGTTTTTTTCCAGCACCAGGCCTTCAATAGGCGGCATCTGACAGCACAGGCGTTCATCATCGCTGAAGCCTCGGTCAGTGGCGATTTCGGCTTCAATTTCATTGCGTTCAGGGAGTTTTTCCAGTCCCTCACGCACAAAAACTACGCATGTTCCGCACGTTCCATAGCCGCCGCACGTATGATTGATCTCTACGCCTGCGCGTAAAGCCGCATCCAAAACGCTCTCGTCTTTTTGACTCACCAAGACAAGTTCGTTTTCCGGCAAAAAGGTTATAGATTTTCCAGACTTAGACTTCATGTCCGGGAACTCCTTCAAAAGGGCACTCTTTAGTTGAATCAGCCCCATCCATTTTGTATCAATGAATTCATGAGATTCATAGCTTTTGACTTCGAAACTACTGGTACGGTTCCTGGCGTTGACCAAATTATTGAAATCGGTGCTGTTCGCTTTGTAAATGGCGAGCCGGAAGCCGTTTATTCAACATTCGTAGATCCTCTTCGTCCGATCCCACCAGGTGCTTCGAACGTAAATAAAATCTATGACCACATGGTTAAAGGCCAACCAACAATCGACACTCTTTTGGATTCTTTTGCAGAATTCTGTGGTGACGATTTGATGGTTGCGCACAACGCGCCTTTCGATTGCCAGTTCTTATCTGCTGATATCAAAAAGCATGAATCAAAAGCTCCACGTGGAGTGATTCTGGATTCATTGCCAATCGCAAGAAAAGTATTCCCAGGTCTTCCAAACTACAAATTGGGAACTTTGGTTCAGCACTTGAAAATTCCTACTGCTGAATTCCACAGAGCGGAAGCCGATGCGACTTACTTGGGTCACATGTTCTATCAAATGATCAAAAGAATTTCAGTTGGTGGAGCTGCTCCACAAGCTGCGAACTTGGTTGCTTTGACTGGTAAACCTGAATACCGCTTCCCACAAATCGTGCGCCAACCGAAACAAATGGATTTCTTCGGCGCTCTTTAATTGGATCTTTCTTCGTAACGTCGAAGGAATTCTAACAACTTAGTTTTCAAATAAAAAAGGCTGACAGATCGTCAGCCTTTTTTCGTTTCAACTGTAAAATTGAATTAGATTTCTTTCGCACGGTGAGCGATCGGATATCTGCGACCACGACCGAATGAGTGCGAAGACACTTTCAAGATCGGTGGCGCCTGCCAACGTTTGAATTCCGTGCGCATCAAAATCGGCAAAAGCCATTTATCTGTTTTTGTTTTCGCCGGTCCTTCTTTTTCCACAAGGTAAGACACAGACTTATCAAGCTCTGCATACGGCGGTAAAGAATCTTGGTCCTTTTGATTCGGACGAAGTTCCGCTGATGGAGCACGCTCGATAATATCCACAGGAATCACTTCGCCCTCTTTGTTATAGTGACGAGCCAAAGCGTAAACTTGTTCCTTCGTCAAATCACCAATCGGAGCTAAGCCACCGCACATGTCACCATACATCGTCGAGTATCCAGTTGCGTATTCGCTCTTGTTACCCGTTGTAAGAAGCATGCTGTTTTCTTTATTTGAAAAGGCCATCAAGCTTAAACCACGAAGACGTGCTTGCAGGTTTTCATTCACAAGACTGAAGCCTTCAAGATTAATACCCTTTTCAAGACCCTTCACAACTTGATCATACATAGGGCCGATTTCGACAATCTTGAAATCGATACCTAAATTTTTGGCAAGCTCATGCGCCAAGGCCAAGCTTTCCGGTGCGTTGTAAGGACCCGGTAAGCCAACACCCGCGACATTCGCAGGCCCCAAGGCATCAACGGCCAAAGCCGCTACCACAGCCGAATCAATACCACCGCTTAAACCAAGATGAACCTTCTTCATTCCCGTTTTTTCACAGAAATCACGAAGACCCAAAACAAGCGCGCGACGAAGTTCTTCAATTTGTTCAATGCGTGGATTCTTATTCCAGACTTCTTTTGTATCAAGATCGAAAACGTTGATGTCTTCTTCGAATGGTAAGCACGTCATTAATTTTTTGCCGTTCTTATCCATGATGAAGCTTGCCCCGTCGAAAATAATTTCATCTTGAGCACCAACTAAATTTGCATAAAGAATTGGAGCACCAAAATATTTCGCTGTTTGCTGAGTCACCCATTCACGTTGTTTCATCTTGCCAACGAAATATGGTGAAGCGCTCAAGTTCACAACCATATCAATTTTTTGTTTCTTCACTTTCGCAAGTGGATTCACTTTATATGGTGATTTGCCTTTGGCATCTGGCCAGCCCCAAATATCTTCACAAATAGTTAGGAAGAATTTCTTACCCTTCCAAGTGAAGTAATTTTTCGAAAAATCACCCGGCTCGATAAAGCGAGCTTCATCGAATACGTCACCCGTCGGGAGAAGTTGTTTATTGAAGATTCGTGGCTTTTGTCCTTTAACCAAGAACGCTGCGGAATTGAAATAAGGACGGCCTTTCTTTTCAGGATTACGAGTAATCAAACCCATAATCACGGCCATGCCTTTTGGAATTTTTTTGACGAGATCTTTGAATTCCGCTTCTTGTTTCTTCACCAGCTCTGCACGCTCAAGAAGATCGAACGGATGATAACCAAAAAGAGTGCACTCGGGGAAAACCACAAGGTCGCACTTTCTTTGTTGAGCCTGGTGAATAAAATCCAGGATCTTTTCTTTGTTAAGTTTGAAATCTGCTAAAGTTGGATTTACTTGTGCTAAGGCGATTCTCATTCCAGAACTATACGCCCAGAAAACCCATCTTGGTAGCCATGCCAGTGATTTATTTCATTCTCTGGGTACTTCCAGCAATAATAGCCTTCGCCGTTGTCAAAATCGGCCATCCAAAGGCCTTTAGGCTCGCCGCCCAGCTTTTCGATCTTAGACTGCCAACGCTCAATGACATCGTTGATTTGTTCTTCGATTTTAACTACGGCTGGATGAGTTTTATCCGAGAAAGCTTCAATGCGATTAACATGAGCTTTTACTTCACGAGAGGACTCTTCTGTGAAACGGAAGATGATTGGCAAAAGATGACGTGCATCAGCCAATGTAAACGTTTTCTTGCGATTGATTTCAATCACAGTATCCAAATGTCCCCCCAACAATCTCGGTACGTCGACCTGTATGTATGAAAGGACGATGGGTTTCAAGATAAAGCGACCGCTGTAAGAATAGTTAAGAAAATGTATGGAAAAATTCTAAACGCGACGCAGTTAACAGAACGCTAACTTTCGGAACCTTTCGACATTGAAACGGCCTGGCCCCCAATGAAAATGACGAGCGCAATTATCA containing:
- a CDS encoding 2Fe-2S iron-sulfur cluster-binding protein, encoding MKSKSGKSITFLPENELVLVSQKDESVLDAALRAGVEINHTCGGYGTCGTCVVFVREGLEKLPERNEIEAEIATDRGFSDDERLCCQMPPIEGLVLEKNY
- a CDS encoding PolC-type DNA polymerase III, with amino-acid sequence MRFIAFDFETTGTVPGVDQIIEIGAVRFVNGEPEAVYSTFVDPLRPIPPGASNVNKIYDHMVKGQPTIDTLLDSFAEFCGDDLMVAHNAPFDCQFLSADIKKHESKAPRGVILDSLPIARKVFPGLPNYKLGTLVQHLKIPTAEFHRAEADATYLGHMFYQMIKRISVGGAAPQAANLVALTGKPEYRFPQIVRQPKQMDFFGAL
- a CDS encoding NAD+ synthase yields the protein MRIALAQVNPTLADFKLNKEKILDFIHQAQQRKCDLVVFPECTLFGYHPFDLLERAELVKKQEAEFKDLVKKIPKGMAVIMGLITRNPEKKGRPYFNSAAFLVKGQKPRIFNKQLLPTGDVFDEARFIEPGDFSKNYFTWKGKKFFLTICEDIWGWPDAKGKSPYKVNPLAKVKKQKIDMVVNLSASPYFVGKMKQREWVTQQTAKYFGAPILYANLVGAQDEIIFDGASFIMDKNGKKLMTCLPFEEDINVFDLDTKEVWNKNPRIEQIEELRRALVLGLRDFCEKTGMKKVHLGLSGGIDSAVVAALAVDALGPANVAGVGLPGPYNAPESLALAHELAKNLGIDFKIVEIGPMYDQVVKGLEKGINLEGFSLVNENLQARLRGLSLMAFSNKENSMLLTTGNKSEYATGYSTMYGDMCGGLAPIGDLTKEQVYALARHYNKEGEVIPVDIIERAPSAELRPNQKDQDSLPPYAELDKSVSYLVEKEGPAKTKTDKWLLPILMRTEFKRWQAPPILKVSSHSFGRGRRYPIAHRAKEI
- a CDS encoding DUF2203 domain-containing protein, which translates into the protein MIEINRKKTFTLADARHLLPIIFRFTEESSREVKAHVNRIEAFSDKTHPAVVKIEEQINDVIERWQSKIEKLGGEPKGLWMADFDNGEGYYCWKYPENEINHWHGYQDGFSGRIVLE